The Saccharothrix violaceirubra genome segment ACGTCACGGCCAACACCACCAAGGACCCCGTCCAGGGCGGCTACACCAAGGTCACGCTCCGCGTGCCCAACGAGCGCCCGGACGCGGGCACGGTCAAGCTCGAACTGAGCCTGCCCGCCGAGTACCCGCTGGCCTCGGTCAGCACCAAGCCCACCCCGGGCTGGAAGGTCGAGGCGGTCAAGGCCAAGCTCGACACCCCGGTCAAGGCGCACGGCCGCGAGGTCACCGAGGCCGTCCGCACGGTCGTGTGGACGGCCGAGCCCGGCGTCCGCATCGAGCCCGGCCAGTTCAACGAGTTCGACATCTCCATCGGCCCGCTGCCCGACAACACCGAGCAGCTCCTCCTGCCCACCAAGCAGACCTACTCCAGCGGCGAGGTCGTCGACTGGAACAAGCCGCCTGCCGCCGAAGGCGCCGAGGAGCCCGACAAGCCCGCCCCGGTGTTGAAGCTCGTCAAGAAGCCCGCGGGCACCGAGAGCGACCACCACGAAGCCGCCGCGACGGAGACCAAGGCCGCCGGCACCGACGACACCGCCCGCTGGCTGGGCGGCGTGGGCCTCGCCGTCGGCGCGCTCGGCCTGGGCTTCGGCGTCGGCGCGGTGCTGCGGTCACGGCGCAAGGCATGAGGCACGCCGTCTCCCTGCTGCTCGCGTTCCTGGTCGCGGGTGGCGTCGCGTTGGCGACGGCCGCGCCCGCGTCCGCGCACAACGTGCTGATCAGCAGCGATCCGAAGGACGGGGCGACGCTGGAGTCCGGCCCGAAGGAGATCACGCTGACCTTCGACCAGCCCGTCCAGGGCGGCGAGGGGTTCAACACGATCACCGTGAAGGCACCGGACGGCACCCAGTGGCAGGGTGACGGCCAGCCGACCGTAAAAGACAACTCGGTCAGGTTCCCGATCCGCACGCTGGGCGACGCGGCCGAGTACACGGTGACCTACCGCATCCTGTCGGCCGACGGGCACTCCGTGCCGGGTTCGCTGAAGTTCACCACGACGAAGGCCGGCGGCGGCACGCCCGCACCGGTCGAGACCGCGACCGGTGCGGAGTCGTCGGGGGGCATCCCGATCTGGGTGTGGATCGTCGGTGCGGTCGTGCTGCTGGGCGGCGGCGTGTTCTTCGCCCTGCGCGGCGGCACGCCGGAGGACGCCAGGCGATGACCGTGGACCGGACCACCGCACCCACCTCGCGCACGTGGGTCGTCGGCGGGTTGCTCGCCGGCGGCCTGGTCGGCGTGCTGCTCGGCCTCGACCTGTCGTCGACGCCCGCGGACGTCGGCGACGTCGAGGCCGGTGTGGTGGTCCGGTTCGCCCATCCCCTGGTGCGCACACTGCTCGACCTGGCGGCCACGGCCGCCGTCGGGCTGTCGCTGCTGCCGAAACTGCTCGGGTTCTCCCGGCCCGCGGCCACCGAACCCGTGCTGCGGGTGGCACGGCCCGCGGCCGTGATCGCGTCCACCGTGTGGGCGTTGACCGCGCTCGTGTCGATCGTCATCCGCGCCTACGAGACCCGGCCGGAGATGGCCGTGACGTTGTCGTCGGTCGTCGACTACGTCCAGCGTGTCGGCGCCGGGCAGGGCCTGCTGTTCAGCGCGGTGTGCGCGTTGGCGTCGGTGTGGATCGGCATCATGGCCGTGCGGCGCGGCGAGTCGGTGCCCGCCGAGCTGCGCATCCTCGTGACGATGTTCGGCCTGCTGCCGCTGCCGGTCACCGGGCACGCGTCGAACTGGAAGTACCACG includes the following:
- a CDS encoding YcnI family copper-binding membrane protein, whose amino-acid sequence is MSTKRFARGGAVLAAAGFLVLSSAGMASAHVTANTTKDPVQGGYTKVTLRVPNERPDAGTVKLELSLPAEYPLASVSTKPTPGWKVEAVKAKLDTPVKAHGREVTEAVRTVVWTAEPGVRIEPGQFNEFDISIGPLPDNTEQLLLPTKQTYSSGEVVDWNKPPAAEGAEEPDKPAPVLKLVKKPAGTESDHHEAAATETKAAGTDDTARWLGGVGLAVGALGLGFGVGAVLRSRRKA
- a CDS encoding copper resistance CopC family protein, whose amino-acid sequence is MRHAVSLLLAFLVAGGVALATAAPASAHNVLISSDPKDGATLESGPKEITLTFDQPVQGGEGFNTITVKAPDGTQWQGDGQPTVKDNSVRFPIRTLGDAAEYTVTYRILSADGHSVPGSLKFTTTKAGGGTPAPVETATGAESSGGIPIWVWIVGAVVLLGGGVFFALRGGTPEDARR
- a CDS encoding copper resistance D family protein, encoding MTVDRTTAPTSRTWVVGGLLAGGLVGVLLGLDLSSTPADVGDVEAGVVVRFAHPLVRTLLDLAATAAVGLSLLPKLLGFSRPAATEPVLRVARPAAVIASTVWALTALVSIVIRAYETRPEMAVTLSSVVDYVQRVGAGQGLLFSAVCALASVWIGIMAVRRGESVPAELRILVTMFGLLPLPVTGHASNWKYHDYSMISMELHVLGAAAWTGGLAALVVLVAHRKSLLAEALPKFSKLATVALVLVSVTGLFNGVLELALNPVVALPGSLVTTSYGLVLIGKTVCAGLLALLGAHIRWRLMPHIARHRTTAVVGWAAVEVAVMGVAFGLAVVLSRAPVA